The Flavobacteriales bacterium sequence ATGATCACCTGATTCCATTCTTCATGTAGGATATCCCGGCTGGCACACATGGATATCTGAGCATTGCTGAAGCGCTCCCGTATCATGGGAATGACCTCCTCACACACATCCGCATAGAAGGTGATATCGGGGAAACATGAGATACAGAGGCTGTCATCGATCATATCGAAACATTCCGCACGCGGATAGTACTTTCCATAGCGCTGGAGATGGAATTCATTTCCCAGTTCGAAATGGACGAGATCATCCACTACATCGCAGTCTCCACACTTCTCCAATAGGATCTTGTCCAGCTGTTTTTGGACCTTGTTGACGATGTTGTTCTTCAGAGTATCCTTTATGACCTCGGGCGATGCACCCGGTGCGATGGCCTCCAGATGTGGACTTCCCAAATAGTAGAAGGGATCGATCATGTTGAGCACGAAGAGCTCCTTCACATCCATTCCCTGATTTCGGAAATAGGTCACTGCATTGAGATAGGATTCCAGCGTGACCGTTGTGCGGATGGCGATGCTATCATACCACTCTGCAGTCATGTCCAGGTTATTTCCTGTACATCCGATATGGCTTGAATTGGAACGACCTAACAATGAACCTTCGCAGATCTCCAGATCCTGCATGGTCCCATCTTCCCCGATGACTTGACGGGTCTCTGAATACCAGTTCCAGAAGTTGGATGGTGTCCCACCAGGGAATCGCAGGATCTTGGGGCCTAAGTCACGAACATCCTGTCTGAGATAGGCGCTGTTCCAGTCATATCGAAAATCCTCTTGCTCGGGTTGAAGGCAATTCTCTTCAGAATGCTGCCGAGTGATCCGCGCGTTGAAACCCAGGTCGGGACAGTCCATGGCTGCACCCCACTCGACCGCAACGACCTGTGTCTGCGATTTCGCCTCGTGAATTCCTATGATCAAAAAGATGAAGACCAGTAGAACTACCAGTCCGTAGATTTCGTTTTTCCCCCGCATGATTCTCCTTCACTTGTCCACTCAGTGGAACGAGGAGAAGTCCAGCAGGGTTTCAGATGCAAATCCTTATTAGACAAACACTTGGAATGAGACGACCAATACGATTCTTGGACGATCGGCCCCACTCAGGCCTGATTCTGTCAAATTGCTTCACCTACGCTGAACCGATAGATGGTCTGCGATGTAAAGTTCTCACCGGCCTTCAAGATAGATGACGGAAAATGAGGTCTATTGGGGCTATCGGGATATTTCTGGGTCTCCAGGCAGAATCCGGAATAGGGGCCGTACACTCTGCCCTCGTTACCGGCCTCGTTGTCTCTGAGTCCTTTGCCGATATAGAATTGGACACCCGGCTCATCGCTGAACAATTCCATGCGCCTTCCAGATACAGGTTCGAATACTTCAGCAATGACGGATTCTTTGGAGGATACGATATAATTGATGTCGAAGCCCGCTCCTTCCAAGTCTGGAGGTTGCAACATGACTCCCTCCCTCAGATCGTATCTGGTGCCTTCGACCGGGACGATATTCCCTGTTGGAATATTGAGTTCATCTACCTCGGTGAACTGTTCTGCATGTATGTTGAATCGATGCCCATCTATCTGTCCCTTGCCAGCTCCTTTCAGATTGAAATAGCAATGATTGGTCAGGCTCAGTGGGGTGTCTTTTGTACTCTGAGCTTGATAGCGTATCACCAAGCTTCCATCGGCATGCAATTCATAGGTGACCGTCACCGATAGGTCTCCCGGGTATCCTTCTTCACCATCTGGAGATAGATAGGACAGGGTAATGCGGTCGGACTTGTGTTCATCGACTGTCCAGACCACTCTGGACAATCCCTTGGCTCCCCCATGCAGATGATGTGATCCTAGATTGGTGGGCAATTGATAGTCTTGACCATTTAATTCGAATCGTCCATGTGCGATCCGATTGCAGTATCTACCGACCACCGCACCGAAGTATTGCTCATCGCGATCGATATACTCTTGTAGTGAGTCGTATCCCAGTGCGATATCCTCTAGATGACCCGTGCGATCCGGGGTCAGCAGTTGAACGATGCGCGCCCCATAGTTGGTGATGCTACAAGAAATGCCAGATCCACTCTCCAGGGTATAAAGATCGACCTGCTTTCCATCCACTTCTTTCTTGAATCGATCTGCATCCATGGGATATCAATGGACACCGTAGAAATCCAGAATGATCTTATCGGTCTCTGATCTATTCTTGAACACTTCGAATGATCTCCCTTGAGTGCGCTGTGCTCCGAGTGCATTGGCATATCGGATGGCCAATTTGAGGTCATCAGGGTCTATCAGTACTCCAAATCCCAATCCTCCGGCAAATGAGTCTCCGCATCCGGTGGTATCGATCACGTTCTCTACGCGAATGGCCTTGAAACGCTCTTCGACCACAGCTGAACCTTCCTTGTAGAAAAGAACCCCACCATGTTCGTCCTGAGTGACGATCAAGGCCTTGACCCCATGAGAAAGCACATGAGCAGCCAGCGTGGGGAGGTGTGCAGCTCCATCGTCAGAGAAGTGTCCCAATTTGAGCGAATGATCCCGCTCCTCATACCAGGTGCAGAAGGATTCTTCCATATTCATTTTGAGAATATCGATGTAGGGCAACCACAGGTCCCGATCCAGCCAATATCTCAGATGGCGTTTTCCCTCGGTATCCACGGTATTGGTAGGACCATGAGCATCGAATATGATGGTGGCATCAGAATGCGCTCGGATGTGGGCCAAAGTCTGAAGGGGAACCTCATAATCCGTAATGGGAATGCACACAAATACATCACAATCCATCAGTCCCTCTACATCCTCTGGAGTGATGGGGTCCATGAAGCCCGTCTGTTGTTCGATACGATTGTTCTGATCCAAGAATTGAAGTCGTATCACATCTCCTTGATTATTTGCATCTGTGATATGACTCTGGTCGATATTCGGATAGGCATCCAGGATCTCTTTGATACGGCTTGAATCCTCTTTGCGCACGTGAGAGACCGGGATGACTGTGCCCATACCTTCTAGCAATCGGGCCAATGCAATGGTGGGATGCATTGCGCACCCGTATTTCTCTATCACTTCGCCATGATGCGTGGTGATATGATCCCGGGGAATGGGGCCCAATACGGCTATTCGTTTCTCCTTCACTCGGCAGCTCTAGGCTCAGGCCATGAATATCATGATTCTCGATCGATACAGAAGCTTTGGGATATGCTGAAGCTGCATACAGGCTATTTCTCCGGTGTATCCTCCATCAATATCCACTTGCACTTGAACCAATCCTTGGGGTCTCCATCGTCATTGGGTAGGCATTCTATCAAATAGTAGTAGGTCTCTCCACAGGCCTTGATACTGACCTCTTTGGGGAAATTGCGATCATCCTTATTGAGCCGATAGAAATCGTACTTCTCGGTGACCAGATAACTGACCTCCTCTTTGGCGCAAGCATATTCGAAGCTTACTTCATCGATCAATTCATCCATTTTCTGGATAATGTAGGCACGGTCCTTATCTTTTTTCCAGCCCGGAGCAATATCGGCATAGGGTAGTTCGGTCTGAGCATGGAACATGAGTGGCGTGCAGAGCAGAATTAGGATGACGTTTTTCATAGTATACGTATTGAGTCGGCTACTTGAAGGTACGAAAAGCATATCCTATGTCGCTCGATCAGCGTACCACATCTCGAGCATGCCCTTTCCCTTCGCCTCCACAGTTCCGCGGTACTCGAAGCTGAATCTGGGATCATCCTTCAGAAGTTCAAACGTGGCTCGGCTGATATTGATCCGGTTCACCGTCCCATGACTTTCCATACGACTAGCAATATTGACCGTATCTCCCCAGATATCGTATGAATATTTCTTGAATCCTACGATACCCGCCACCACTGGACCGCTATGCATTCCGATACGCACTTCGAAATAAGGCAGGCCTGCCTCCTTCTTCCGCTCTTTGCCGGCCGCTACAAAATCCCGCATTTCTATAGCTGCTGACAGCACATCAGCCGCATGACGCGGACTAGGCACAGGAATTCCTCCGGCCGCCATGTAGGAGTCTCCGATGGTCTTGATCTTCTCGATACCATACTTGACCGTTATCCGGTCGAATTCAGAGAAACAGGCATCTAGATCCTGGACCAATTCGCGGGGGCTCAATAATTCACTCATGGCCGTGAATCCCTTGAAATCGGTAAAGAGTACCGTTACGGCCTCCATCGAACGGGCCTCAGCATGACCTTTTACTTTGAC is a genomic window containing:
- a CDS encoding galactose mutarotase, producing MDADRFKKEVDGKQVDLYTLESGSGISCSITNYGARIVQLLTPDRTGHLEDIALGYDSLQEYIDRDEQYFGAVVGRYCNRIAHGRFELNGQDYQLPTNLGSHHLHGGAKGLSRVVWTVDEHKSDRITLSYLSPDGEEGYPGDLSVTVTYELHADGSLVIRYQAQSTKDTPLSLTNHCYFNLKGAGKGQIDGHRFNIHAEQFTEVDELNIPTGNIVPVEGTRYDLREGVMLQPPDLEGAGFDINYIVSSKESVIAEVFEPVSGRRMELFSDEPGVQFYIGKGLRDNEAGNEGRVYGPYSGFCLETQKYPDSPNRPHFPSSILKAGENFTSQTIYRFSVGEAI
- a CDS encoding carbohydrate kinase family protein; this encodes MKEKRIAVLGPIPRDHITTHHGEVIEKYGCAMHPTIALARLLEGMGTVIPVSHVRKEDSSRIKEILDAYPNIDQSHITDANNQGDVIRLQFLDQNNRIEQQTGFMDPITPEDVEGLMDCDVFVCIPITDYEVPLQTLAHIRAHSDATIIFDAHGPTNTVDTEGKRHLRYWLDRDLWLPYIDILKMNMEESFCTWYEERDHSLKLGHFSDDGAAHLPTLAAHVLSHGVKALIVTQDEHGGVLFYKEGSAVVEERFKAIRVENVIDTTGCGDSFAGGLGFGVLIDPDDLKLAIRYANALGAQRTQGRSFEVFKNRSETDKIILDFYGVH